One genomic region from Cataglyphis hispanica isolate Lineage 1 chromosome 11, ULB_Chis1_1.0, whole genome shotgun sequence encodes:
- the LOC126853151 gene encoding cilia- and flagella-associated protein 251-like isoform X2 — MSDCILIFIFLSNFINKDGESLSYDCPKVMTKLRRVEIFNGTCYVSKIQQAFTATTNGCILVWNDVPRKEKDAINANYKKKKHVNTINVQNYSITVIAHNENMLVTGNSNGCITFYNYQLKLLYWCQNHKIDSIQWISFDLQSNLRSPVFTTKISEKRNGKAEMVSLKFTSAKYIPQIYKAFHEAKSSYPPLDATLQGCLFNVRNFLACSSTGVIALIEIPKQKWHFILPHPVAATTSMDAHPESNYIVVGDVQGTVHLYNHEKHTLVISRSMPSFPDFWPILEKQTIDKNIIYITCPQNHESLKAVTALKFSPRCDMLVCGLENGAIWILHHITLNPLEDIPYKHSSAAVNKIAFAQCADYMAYADNALTVVVFKRNDITTSNESNVWNLIGKYHSHYLPIRDILFGPAISDSAASRFFSLGEDQELIEYDLEHSGPYPMPGLQILRIDKIEQSAIPLCLAWYPEFGVERFLMISNSEYKYKIFSDVTKTIRGTYLGPTFGEPVQQFQVLTKEFANHKSYMIFATEKEIGLQLLPFDGNPYKIVGMTGHPRKITNIAVSSNREILFTTGYNDPCVLMWKIKLKSVDLIAQLGGEGLSPFHCLIEGDDKLWLINDMQYLFYYVQLLHQNEYTTAARIISDSVAIEQIPNLMRAIGYFPTIKEVFLMCYVMLCYREYHDGSVLQTLYRNR, encoded by the exons atGTCTGATTGCATTctgattttcatatttctatcaaatttcATAAACAAGGACGGTGAATCTTTGAGCTACGATTGTCCCAAAGTCATGACAAAACTTCGACGTGTTGAAATCTTCAATGGAACTTGCtatgtttcaaaaatacagCAAGCGTTTACAGCGACTACGAATG GATGTATTTTGGTGTGGAATGATGTTCCTCGTAAAGAAAAGGATGCGATTAATGCTaattataagaagaaaaaacacGTAAACACGATTAATGTACAGAACTATAGTATTACTGTTATCGCCCATAATGAAAA TATGCTTGTCACGGGAAATTCAAATGGTTGTatcactttttataattatcaattgaaACTTTTGTATTGGTGTCAGAATCATAAAATTGACTCCATTCAATGGATAAGCTTCGATCTTCAATCAAACTTGCGATCTCCAGTATTTACCACCAAAATATCTGAGA AACGAAATGGCAAAGCAGAGATGGtttctttaaaattcacaagcgcaaaatatattccaCAAATCTACAAGGCATTTCACGAAGCGAAATCAAGCTATCCTCCGTTAGATGCTACTTTACAGGGCTGCCTGTTTAATGTCCGAAATTTTCTTGCAT GCTCCTCTACGGGAGTAATAGCATTAATAGAAATTCCTAAGCAAAAATGGCACTTTATATTACCTCATCCAGTGGCAGCCACGACAAGCATGGATGCTCATCCTGAAAG CAATTATATAGTCGTGGGCGATGTGCAAGGTACCGTACATCTGTACAATCACGAGAAGCATACCTTGGTGATATCCAGGAGCATGCCATCCTTTCCGGATTTCTGGCCAATTCTCGAAAAACAGACAAtcgataaaaacattatttacatcACTTGTCCGCAAAACCACGAGTCTTTAAAAGCCGTCACAGCTTTAAAGTTTTCGCCAAGAT gCGACATGCTAGTATGCGGTTTGGAAAATGGGGCAATTTGGATTCTACATCACATTACTTTAAATCCCTTAGAAGATATTCCGTACAAACACTCTTCAGCAGCCGTCAATAAAATCGCTTTCGCACAGTGCGCCGATTACATGGCTTACGCa gatAACGCGCTGACAGTAGTAGTATTCAAGAGAAACGATATCACCACTTCGAACGAGTCCAACGTATGGAATCTAATCGGAAAATATCACTCGCATTATCTACCCATTAGAGATATACTTTTCGGCCCGGCTATATCAGATTCCGCTGCGTCCCGATTTTTTTCACTGGGAGAGGATCAAGAACTCATCGAATATGATCTCGAACACAGCGGGCCATATCCAATGCCAGGACTTCAAATATTGCGCATCGATAAAATCGAACAGAGCGCTATTCCTCTTTGTTTAGCGTGGTATCCCGAGTTCGGTGTTGAGAGATTCCTTATGATCTCAAATTCTGAA tacaaatataagattttcagTGATGTTACCAAAACTATTCGCGGTACTTATTTGGGACCGACTTTTGGAGAACCAGTACAACAATTCCAA GTCTTAACGAAGGAATTTGCCAACCATAAGAGTTATATGATATTCGCCACCGAGAAGGAAATCGGTCTTCAGCTATTGCCTTTTGACGGCAATCCTTATAAGATTGTCGGTATGACGGGACATCCACGAAAA ATAACAAATATCGCTGTCAGTAGCAACAGAGAAATACTCTTTACCACAGGCTACAACGATCCGTGTGTGTTGATGTGGAAAATCAAACTCAA ATCCGTTGACTTAATAGCTCAGTTAGGCGGGGAAGGGCTGTCGCCGTTTCATTGTCTCATCGAAGGTGATGATAAATTATGGCTGATAAACGACATGCAGTATTTGTTCTATTATGTGCaattattacatcaaaatGAATATACGACCGCTGCCAGAATCATCTCCGATAGTGTGGCCATCGAGCAGATTCCAAATCTTATGCGAGCTATAGGATATTTTCCGACTATCAAAGAAGTATTTCTTATGTGTTACGTTATGTTATgtt ATAGAGAATATCATGACGGAAGTGTCCTACAGACATTATATCGAAACCGATAA
- the LOC126853151 gene encoding cilia- and flagella-associated protein 251-like isoform X1, which produces MSDCILIFIFLSNFINKDGESLSYDCPKVMTKLRRVEIFNGTCYVSKIQQAFTATTNGCILVWNDVPRKEKDAINANYKKKKHVNTINVQNYSITVIAHNENMLVTGNSNGCITFYNYQLKLLYWCQNHKIDSIQWISFDLQSNLRSPVFTTKISEKRNGKAEMVSLKFTSAKYIPQIYKAFHEAKSSYPPLDATLQGCLFNVRNFLACSSTGVIALIEIPKQKWHFILPHPVAATTSMDAHPESNYIVVGDVQGTVHLYNHEKHTLVISRSMPSFPDFWPILEKQTIDKNIIYITCPQNHESLKAVTALKFSPRCDMLVCGLENGAIWILHHITLNPLEDIPYKHSSAAVNKIAFAQCADYMAYADNALTVVVFKRNDITTSNESNVWNLIGKYHSHYLPIRDILFGPAISDSAASRFFSLGEDQELIEYDLEHSGPYPMPGLQILRIDKIEQSAIPLCLAWYPEFGVERFLMISNSEYKYKIFSDVTKTIRGTYLGPTFGEPVQQFQVLTKEFANHKSYMIFATEKEIGLQLLPFDGNPYKIVGMTGHPRKITNIAVSSNREILFTTGYNDPCVLMWKIKLKSVDLIAQLGGEGLSPFHCLIEGDDKLWLINDMQYLFYYVQLLHQNEYTTAARIISDSVAIEQIPNLMRAIGYFPTIKEIENIMTEVSYRHYIETDKLVEKITFEEFIRLYVNHRPAFGICMRQIKEAFRTFIDENSINMENPTLTREQFMDVLLGRAILKTSIEDIECVGEPLTMEEAYTYLKLLVPSEKEMIEIRPLSPQRDVSFNFLFLPPRISYKDFAMDIMGIETLEETKVDNQGNQHDDYP; this is translated from the exons atGTCTGATTGCATTctgattttcatatttctatcaaatttcATAAACAAGGACGGTGAATCTTTGAGCTACGATTGTCCCAAAGTCATGACAAAACTTCGACGTGTTGAAATCTTCAATGGAACTTGCtatgtttcaaaaatacagCAAGCGTTTACAGCGACTACGAATG GATGTATTTTGGTGTGGAATGATGTTCCTCGTAAAGAAAAGGATGCGATTAATGCTaattataagaagaaaaaacacGTAAACACGATTAATGTACAGAACTATAGTATTACTGTTATCGCCCATAATGAAAA TATGCTTGTCACGGGAAATTCAAATGGTTGTatcactttttataattatcaattgaaACTTTTGTATTGGTGTCAGAATCATAAAATTGACTCCATTCAATGGATAAGCTTCGATCTTCAATCAAACTTGCGATCTCCAGTATTTACCACCAAAATATCTGAGA AACGAAATGGCAAAGCAGAGATGGtttctttaaaattcacaagcgcaaaatatattccaCAAATCTACAAGGCATTTCACGAAGCGAAATCAAGCTATCCTCCGTTAGATGCTACTTTACAGGGCTGCCTGTTTAATGTCCGAAATTTTCTTGCAT GCTCCTCTACGGGAGTAATAGCATTAATAGAAATTCCTAAGCAAAAATGGCACTTTATATTACCTCATCCAGTGGCAGCCACGACAAGCATGGATGCTCATCCTGAAAG CAATTATATAGTCGTGGGCGATGTGCAAGGTACCGTACATCTGTACAATCACGAGAAGCATACCTTGGTGATATCCAGGAGCATGCCATCCTTTCCGGATTTCTGGCCAATTCTCGAAAAACAGACAAtcgataaaaacattatttacatcACTTGTCCGCAAAACCACGAGTCTTTAAAAGCCGTCACAGCTTTAAAGTTTTCGCCAAGAT gCGACATGCTAGTATGCGGTTTGGAAAATGGGGCAATTTGGATTCTACATCACATTACTTTAAATCCCTTAGAAGATATTCCGTACAAACACTCTTCAGCAGCCGTCAATAAAATCGCTTTCGCACAGTGCGCCGATTACATGGCTTACGCa gatAACGCGCTGACAGTAGTAGTATTCAAGAGAAACGATATCACCACTTCGAACGAGTCCAACGTATGGAATCTAATCGGAAAATATCACTCGCATTATCTACCCATTAGAGATATACTTTTCGGCCCGGCTATATCAGATTCCGCTGCGTCCCGATTTTTTTCACTGGGAGAGGATCAAGAACTCATCGAATATGATCTCGAACACAGCGGGCCATATCCAATGCCAGGACTTCAAATATTGCGCATCGATAAAATCGAACAGAGCGCTATTCCTCTTTGTTTAGCGTGGTATCCCGAGTTCGGTGTTGAGAGATTCCTTATGATCTCAAATTCTGAA tacaaatataagattttcagTGATGTTACCAAAACTATTCGCGGTACTTATTTGGGACCGACTTTTGGAGAACCAGTACAACAATTCCAA GTCTTAACGAAGGAATTTGCCAACCATAAGAGTTATATGATATTCGCCACCGAGAAGGAAATCGGTCTTCAGCTATTGCCTTTTGACGGCAATCCTTATAAGATTGTCGGTATGACGGGACATCCACGAAAA ATAACAAATATCGCTGTCAGTAGCAACAGAGAAATACTCTTTACCACAGGCTACAACGATCCGTGTGTGTTGATGTGGAAAATCAAACTCAA ATCCGTTGACTTAATAGCTCAGTTAGGCGGGGAAGGGCTGTCGCCGTTTCATTGTCTCATCGAAGGTGATGATAAATTATGGCTGATAAACGACATGCAGTATTTGTTCTATTATGTGCaattattacatcaaaatGAATATACGACCGCTGCCAGAATCATCTCCGATAGTGTGGCCATCGAGCAGATTCCAAATCTTATGCGAGCTATAGGATATTTTCCGACTATCAAAGAA ATAGAGAATATCATGACGGAAGTGTCCTACAGACATTATATCGAAACCGATAAACTTGTCGAAAAGATCACTTTTGAAGAATTCATACGACTCTATGTGAATCATCGACCGGCGTTCGGAATTTGCATGCGTCAAATAAAGGAAGCTTTTCGTACTTTCATCGATgagaattctattaatatgGAAAATCCTACCTTAACAAGAGAACAATTTATGGACGTTTTATTGGGTAGAGCAATATTGAAGACTTCGATAGAAGACATCGAGTGTGTCG
- the LOC126853151 gene encoding cilia- and flagella-associated protein 251-like isoform X3, producing the protein MSDCILIFIFLSNFINKDGESLSYDCPKVMTKLRRVEIFNGTCYVSKIQQAFTATTNGCILVWNDVPRKEKDAINANYKKKKHVNTINVQNYSITVIAHNENMLVTGNSNGCITFYNYQLKLLYWCQNHKIDSIQWISFDLQSNLRSPVFTTKISEKRNGKAEMVSLKFTSAKYIPQIYKAFHEAKSSYPPLDATLQGCLFNVRNFLACSSTGVIALIEIPKQKWHFILPHPVAATTSMDAHPESNYIVVGDVQGTVHLYNHEKHTLVISRSMPSFPDFWPILEKQTIDKNIIYITCPQNHESLKAVTALKFSPRCDMLVCGLENGAIWILHHITLNPLEDIPYKHSSAAVNKIAFAQCADYMAYADNALTVVVFKRNDITTSNESNVWNLIGKYHSHYLPIRDILFGPAISDSAASRFFSLGEDQELIEYDLEHSGPYPMPGLQILRIDKIEQSAIPLCLAWYPEFGVERFLMISNSEYKYKIFSDVTKTIRGTYLGPTFGEPVQQFQVLTKEFANHKSYMIFATEKEIGLQLLPFDGNPYKIVGMTGHPRKITNIAVSSNREILFTTGYNDPCVLMWKIKLKSVDLIAQLGGEGLSPFHCLIEGDDKLWLINDMQYLFYYVQLLHQNEYTTAARIISDSVAIEQIPNLMRAIGYFPTIKEVFLMCYVMLC; encoded by the exons atGTCTGATTGCATTctgattttcatatttctatcaaatttcATAAACAAGGACGGTGAATCTTTGAGCTACGATTGTCCCAAAGTCATGACAAAACTTCGACGTGTTGAAATCTTCAATGGAACTTGCtatgtttcaaaaatacagCAAGCGTTTACAGCGACTACGAATG GATGTATTTTGGTGTGGAATGATGTTCCTCGTAAAGAAAAGGATGCGATTAATGCTaattataagaagaaaaaacacGTAAACACGATTAATGTACAGAACTATAGTATTACTGTTATCGCCCATAATGAAAA TATGCTTGTCACGGGAAATTCAAATGGTTGTatcactttttataattatcaattgaaACTTTTGTATTGGTGTCAGAATCATAAAATTGACTCCATTCAATGGATAAGCTTCGATCTTCAATCAAACTTGCGATCTCCAGTATTTACCACCAAAATATCTGAGA AACGAAATGGCAAAGCAGAGATGGtttctttaaaattcacaagcgcaaaatatattccaCAAATCTACAAGGCATTTCACGAAGCGAAATCAAGCTATCCTCCGTTAGATGCTACTTTACAGGGCTGCCTGTTTAATGTCCGAAATTTTCTTGCAT GCTCCTCTACGGGAGTAATAGCATTAATAGAAATTCCTAAGCAAAAATGGCACTTTATATTACCTCATCCAGTGGCAGCCACGACAAGCATGGATGCTCATCCTGAAAG CAATTATATAGTCGTGGGCGATGTGCAAGGTACCGTACATCTGTACAATCACGAGAAGCATACCTTGGTGATATCCAGGAGCATGCCATCCTTTCCGGATTTCTGGCCAATTCTCGAAAAACAGACAAtcgataaaaacattatttacatcACTTGTCCGCAAAACCACGAGTCTTTAAAAGCCGTCACAGCTTTAAAGTTTTCGCCAAGAT gCGACATGCTAGTATGCGGTTTGGAAAATGGGGCAATTTGGATTCTACATCACATTACTTTAAATCCCTTAGAAGATATTCCGTACAAACACTCTTCAGCAGCCGTCAATAAAATCGCTTTCGCACAGTGCGCCGATTACATGGCTTACGCa gatAACGCGCTGACAGTAGTAGTATTCAAGAGAAACGATATCACCACTTCGAACGAGTCCAACGTATGGAATCTAATCGGAAAATATCACTCGCATTATCTACCCATTAGAGATATACTTTTCGGCCCGGCTATATCAGATTCCGCTGCGTCCCGATTTTTTTCACTGGGAGAGGATCAAGAACTCATCGAATATGATCTCGAACACAGCGGGCCATATCCAATGCCAGGACTTCAAATATTGCGCATCGATAAAATCGAACAGAGCGCTATTCCTCTTTGTTTAGCGTGGTATCCCGAGTTCGGTGTTGAGAGATTCCTTATGATCTCAAATTCTGAA tacaaatataagattttcagTGATGTTACCAAAACTATTCGCGGTACTTATTTGGGACCGACTTTTGGAGAACCAGTACAACAATTCCAA GTCTTAACGAAGGAATTTGCCAACCATAAGAGTTATATGATATTCGCCACCGAGAAGGAAATCGGTCTTCAGCTATTGCCTTTTGACGGCAATCCTTATAAGATTGTCGGTATGACGGGACATCCACGAAAA ATAACAAATATCGCTGTCAGTAGCAACAGAGAAATACTCTTTACCACAGGCTACAACGATCCGTGTGTGTTGATGTGGAAAATCAAACTCAA ATCCGTTGACTTAATAGCTCAGTTAGGCGGGGAAGGGCTGTCGCCGTTTCATTGTCTCATCGAAGGTGATGATAAATTATGGCTGATAAACGACATGCAGTATTTGTTCTATTATGTGCaattattacatcaaaatGAATATACGACCGCTGCCAGAATCATCTCCGATAGTGTGGCCATCGAGCAGATTCCAAATCTTATGCGAGCTATAGGATATTTTCCGACTATCAAAGAAGTATTTCTTATGTGTTACGTTATGTTATgtt AG
- the LOC126853151 gene encoding cilia- and flagella-associated protein 251-like isoform X4: MSDCILIFIFLSNFINKDGESLSYDCPKVMTKLRRVEIFNGTCYVSKIQQAFTATTNGCILVWNDVPRKEKDAINANYKKKKHVNTINVQNYSITVIAHNENMLVTGNSNGCITFYNYQLKLLYWCQNHKIDSIQWISFDLQSNLRSPVFTTKISEKRNGKAEMVSLKFTSAKYIPQIYKAFHEAKSSYPPLDATLQGCLFNVRNFLACSSTGVIALIEIPKQKWHFILPHPVAATTSMDAHPESNYIVVGDVQGTVHLYNHEKHTLVISRSMPSFPDFWPILEKQTIDKNIIYITCPQNHESLKAVTALKFSPRCDMLVCGLENGAIWILHHITLNPLEDIPYKHSSAAVNKIAFAQCADYMAYADNALTVVVFKRNDITTSNESNVWNLIGKYHSHYLPIRDILFGPAISDSAASRFFSLGEDQELIEYDLEHSGPYPMPGLQILRIDKIEQSAIPLCLAWYPEFGVERFLMISNSEYKYKIFSDVTKTIRGTYLGPTFGEPVQQFQVLTKEFANHKSYMIFATEKEIGLQLLPFDGNPYKIVGMTGHPRKITNIAVSSNREILFTTGYNDPCVLMWKIKLKSVDLIAQLGGEGLSPFHCLIEGDDKLWLINDMQYLFYYVQLLHQNEYTTAARIISDSVAIEQIPNLMRAIGYFPTIKERIS, from the exons atGTCTGATTGCATTctgattttcatatttctatcaaatttcATAAACAAGGACGGTGAATCTTTGAGCTACGATTGTCCCAAAGTCATGACAAAACTTCGACGTGTTGAAATCTTCAATGGAACTTGCtatgtttcaaaaatacagCAAGCGTTTACAGCGACTACGAATG GATGTATTTTGGTGTGGAATGATGTTCCTCGTAAAGAAAAGGATGCGATTAATGCTaattataagaagaaaaaacacGTAAACACGATTAATGTACAGAACTATAGTATTACTGTTATCGCCCATAATGAAAA TATGCTTGTCACGGGAAATTCAAATGGTTGTatcactttttataattatcaattgaaACTTTTGTATTGGTGTCAGAATCATAAAATTGACTCCATTCAATGGATAAGCTTCGATCTTCAATCAAACTTGCGATCTCCAGTATTTACCACCAAAATATCTGAGA AACGAAATGGCAAAGCAGAGATGGtttctttaaaattcacaagcgcaaaatatattccaCAAATCTACAAGGCATTTCACGAAGCGAAATCAAGCTATCCTCCGTTAGATGCTACTTTACAGGGCTGCCTGTTTAATGTCCGAAATTTTCTTGCAT GCTCCTCTACGGGAGTAATAGCATTAATAGAAATTCCTAAGCAAAAATGGCACTTTATATTACCTCATCCAGTGGCAGCCACGACAAGCATGGATGCTCATCCTGAAAG CAATTATATAGTCGTGGGCGATGTGCAAGGTACCGTACATCTGTACAATCACGAGAAGCATACCTTGGTGATATCCAGGAGCATGCCATCCTTTCCGGATTTCTGGCCAATTCTCGAAAAACAGACAAtcgataaaaacattatttacatcACTTGTCCGCAAAACCACGAGTCTTTAAAAGCCGTCACAGCTTTAAAGTTTTCGCCAAGAT gCGACATGCTAGTATGCGGTTTGGAAAATGGGGCAATTTGGATTCTACATCACATTACTTTAAATCCCTTAGAAGATATTCCGTACAAACACTCTTCAGCAGCCGTCAATAAAATCGCTTTCGCACAGTGCGCCGATTACATGGCTTACGCa gatAACGCGCTGACAGTAGTAGTATTCAAGAGAAACGATATCACCACTTCGAACGAGTCCAACGTATGGAATCTAATCGGAAAATATCACTCGCATTATCTACCCATTAGAGATATACTTTTCGGCCCGGCTATATCAGATTCCGCTGCGTCCCGATTTTTTTCACTGGGAGAGGATCAAGAACTCATCGAATATGATCTCGAACACAGCGGGCCATATCCAATGCCAGGACTTCAAATATTGCGCATCGATAAAATCGAACAGAGCGCTATTCCTCTTTGTTTAGCGTGGTATCCCGAGTTCGGTGTTGAGAGATTCCTTATGATCTCAAATTCTGAA tacaaatataagattttcagTGATGTTACCAAAACTATTCGCGGTACTTATTTGGGACCGACTTTTGGAGAACCAGTACAACAATTCCAA GTCTTAACGAAGGAATTTGCCAACCATAAGAGTTATATGATATTCGCCACCGAGAAGGAAATCGGTCTTCAGCTATTGCCTTTTGACGGCAATCCTTATAAGATTGTCGGTATGACGGGACATCCACGAAAA ATAACAAATATCGCTGTCAGTAGCAACAGAGAAATACTCTTTACCACAGGCTACAACGATCCGTGTGTGTTGATGTGGAAAATCAAACTCAA ATCCGTTGACTTAATAGCTCAGTTAGGCGGGGAAGGGCTGTCGCCGTTTCATTGTCTCATCGAAGGTGATGATAAATTATGGCTGATAAACGACATGCAGTATTTGTTCTATTATGTGCaattattacatcaaaatGAATATACGACCGCTGCCAGAATCATCTCCGATAGTGTGGCCATCGAGCAGATTCCAAATCTTATGCGAGCTATAGGATATTTTCCGACTATCAAAGAA AGAATATCATGA